The following coding sequences are from one Myxococcus guangdongensis window:
- a CDS encoding bifunctional metallophosphatase/5'-nucleotidase — protein sequence MRLLVPLRALRAASLCLVGACAFLTACDSDDKPPRPTPPDTSPRKLTLLQTSDLHTNIFPWDYFSGKPDAKRGLAKVATLIKQAREANPDCTLLVDTGDTLQGTPLGTYYGLVDNTPRHPMAVAMNELGYVAMAVGNHEFNYGLGVLDKFKSEVDFPVLGANVRKSADGAEAFQPYVLTEVCDVKVGILGLVTPGVTTWERAENIPGLRFDDPVETARAYVPRMREAGADVIVVAIHGGPDKQPTGSASNPDAWLVDYADDSKWADRGNLPGENPAVQIAQGVSGIDVLLTGHTHQPIPKMLLKNPEGREVLLTQPNRWGSHLADVELQVTWNGERWGVDTHDSRLHVVDEQVAADATVTQLTQRYHDTTVTYVNQKIGSTTAAFPGGFAARYVDSPLGDLINIVQEEAAREAGFDVDFSLAAIFTNDGALPAGDVTLRDAYSIYIYDNTLYVMEINGSILRRALEMNTLYFARLDAANLPERPEGAKASSPVVADYNWDLYSRIEYGYDLTKPAGSRLTHLRFEGAEVRDDQVFVVAINNYRAGGGGGYAMFKEGKVLWTSADGVRDYVARYMQSHQGLSPDAVNTCNFTLAPDLYTRYFAATLGPAKCGP from the coding sequence ATGCGTCTTCTTGTTCCGCTGCGCGCGTTGCGCGCCGCCTCCCTGTGTCTCGTGGGTGCCTGCGCGTTCCTCACCGCTTGTGATTCCGATGACAAGCCGCCCCGGCCCACGCCCCCAGACACCTCGCCGCGCAAGCTGACGCTGCTGCAGACGAGCGACCTGCACACCAACATCTTCCCGTGGGACTACTTCAGCGGGAAACCGGATGCGAAGCGCGGCCTCGCCAAGGTGGCCACGCTCATCAAGCAGGCGCGAGAGGCGAACCCGGACTGCACGCTGCTGGTCGACACCGGCGACACCCTCCAGGGCACGCCGCTGGGCACCTACTACGGGCTGGTGGACAACACGCCCCGCCACCCCATGGCCGTCGCGATGAACGAGCTGGGGTACGTGGCCATGGCCGTGGGCAACCACGAGTTCAACTATGGCTTGGGCGTCCTCGACAAGTTCAAGAGTGAGGTCGACTTCCCGGTGCTCGGAGCCAACGTGCGCAAGAGCGCGGACGGCGCCGAGGCCTTCCAGCCCTACGTGCTCACGGAGGTCTGCGACGTGAAGGTCGGCATCCTGGGCCTGGTGACGCCGGGCGTGACGACGTGGGAGCGCGCGGAGAACATCCCCGGCCTGCGCTTCGACGACCCGGTGGAGACGGCGCGGGCCTATGTGCCGAGGATGCGGGAGGCGGGCGCGGACGTCATCGTGGTGGCCATCCACGGTGGCCCCGACAAGCAGCCCACCGGCAGCGCGAGCAACCCCGACGCGTGGCTCGTGGACTACGCGGATGACTCGAAGTGGGCGGACCGGGGCAACCTGCCCGGGGAGAACCCGGCCGTGCAGATTGCGCAGGGGGTGTCCGGCATCGACGTGCTCCTCACCGGGCACACGCACCAGCCCATCCCGAAGATGCTGCTGAAGAACCCGGAGGGCCGCGAGGTGCTCCTCACCCAGCCCAACCGCTGGGGCAGCCACCTGGCGGATGTGGAGCTCCAAGTCACCTGGAACGGCGAGCGGTGGGGCGTGGACACCCATGACTCCCGGCTCCATGTCGTGGACGAGCAGGTGGCGGCGGATGCCACCGTCACGCAGCTGACGCAGCGCTACCACGACACCACGGTGACGTACGTGAACCAGAAGATCGGCTCGACGACGGCGGCGTTCCCGGGAGGCTTCGCCGCGCGCTACGTGGACAGCCCGCTCGGGGACCTCATCAACATCGTCCAGGAGGAGGCCGCGCGCGAGGCGGGCTTCGACGTGGACTTCTCCCTGGCGGCCATCTTCACCAACGACGGCGCGCTGCCGGCCGGTGACGTCACCCTGCGCGACGCGTACAGCATCTACATCTACGACAACACGCTGTATGTGATGGAGATCAACGGCTCCATCCTCCGGCGCGCGCTGGAGATGAACACGCTGTATTTCGCGAGGCTCGACGCGGCGAACCTGCCCGAGCGGCCCGAGGGCGCCAAGGCCAGCTCACCCGTGGTGGCCGACTACAACTGGGACCTCTACTCGCGCATCGAGTACGGCTACGACCTGACGAAGCCCGCGGGCTCCCGGCTCACGCACCTGCGCTTCGAGGGCGCGGAGGTCCGGGACGACCAGGTCTTCGTCGTCGCCATCAACAACTACCGCGCGGGTGGCGGCGGTGGGTACGCCATGTTCAAGGAGGGCAAGGTGCTGTGGACCTCCGCGGACGGCGTGCGTGACTACGTCGCCCGCTACATGCAGTCGCACCAGGGGCTGTCTCCCGACGCGGTGAACACCTGCAACTTCACGCTCGCGCCGGACCTGTACACGCGCTACTTCGCGGCCACGCTCGGCCCCGCGAAGTGCGGGCCCTGA